Below is a window of Stigmatopora nigra isolate UIUO_SnigA chromosome 3, RoL_Snig_1.1, whole genome shotgun sequence DNA.
TAAATAACAATTATATTGTAATGAtatgtcaatttatttatttctataaaaATGGCTTTTGGTAATacaacttaattaaaaaaaatgcttttataaTACGAAAAAAGTCTAtgttgtaaaatgaaaatattatttctttccctaaatatattaaacaatataatttttaaaattttgtgaaaaataaataataataaataacatggTTTCCCCACAATGTAATTAATTCACAATTTATTTCTTTGAAAATAACtaactacataaaaaaaataactttagacAACATAACttctcaaaataaaatatttaaatgacacTTAATACTTAATATTCCTGTGCATTTTAAATTCTGCGAATGACTGGCTACAAATCTCGGTGTGTTTTCATCTATGCTATCCACGtccatgtaaaaacatgatagcCACACAAAAATCATCTATTCCAAAATTACCTAAACAGTGCACATGTTCCAAAACGTCGCAGGTCGCGTTGTAACGTTGCCGTGGGCAGGCCACAGTCATGCAATTGGTGGAGTTGGAACAGCGATACTGGGATGGCTCCAGCTGCCAGCAAAACTGGCAAGTCATGGAAATAGAGAAGTTGTTTTGCGGCTGGCCCGACTCGTcctagcaaaaaataataatacgtgACTTCAAGGACCAGACACATTAAAGAGGGAAGACGAAAACTCAAAATGGGAAGGAAAAAGACTCACAACACAGTGAACGCCCTTCTTGGGTTTACATGAGAAGGAAGCTGGTTTCCCATAGGTGCAATTGTGCTGGTAATTGCATTGTATACAATCGTCAGGCAAGCGACTGCAGCGCCCACCACTCGGACATTTAGCGGCGTAGCTTTCTTCATCGGTGGGAGAAACTGAAATTAAAAGTTTTCAGTgttgaaaaatgtaataatttattcatttcttgTCTGTTaggttgttatttgtgcacttcatgctttaaatctcattatacttgtacaatgacaataaatcattcaattcaactaGAAATAGTAACCATTTTACCATGAAATATGCAACAAAACCATATATCcaatatataaaacaatttatGAAACAATCCGGTACAACTACAATGCTATTTTGCTCGTAAATCAAAGcttatacaaacaaaacaagcttAGCGACAACTCTTAACTCAGTAGACTAGCAAGATGGAACCTTATTAAATCAGGGTACTATTACATACAAGTCCCAAACTTTGATTATGATATAAAGAGGCAGAATTTAATGAAATAATACTTTACCCGAAGGGGAAGCAGGCACCACGGGGCTGGTGATGACCGGTCCGTGTTGAGCATCTCTTGTGTACGGAGGATCTTGCCCGACGTGTGGGGAGCTCAGATAACCTTTCCAGGAAAACAATTGTCACTCGGGGCTGTTTACAGCACCACATTTATACACTGGACATAGCATTATCTACTAAAAATTAATGTACACATCATTTAACGGCAACTTTGTACATGAACGCTGGCATTTTAGACGCAGGCAGTCGCTAATTTGCCGCTAGCAAGAGGATGGACGGGTTTAAAGGCATGTTAAAACATTCATACAGCAACCACTCAAGAGCTTACCGTTGACACATTGCAAACAAATATCCGTGCACAAAAGGAGAATGATTCCGTAGCTTTTGAGGGATTGTTGTCGGGGATATGACACCCGTTGACGATCCATTTGTAGCTAGCTTGTCTTCCTAGCTGCGTCTTTTCTTCCTCTGTTATGCTTTAGCTTGCTCTATGTTGATTGAAAATGGATATTTACCGCCCCCTATGGCCATGAAAGGTAAACACATAGACCATAACATAATCCGACCGTTTTTCCTATGGATTTTTCAACCTAGATTTAGATAAACGACCAGCCAAATTGgagttttgaaattaaaaaaaaatatcagtaatATATATGacgaaaataatataaatacttcaccagccttgttactGAACTGTTTGGGTGGATGTTATGGAACGAAAATGAGCTGCACTTtactgttttatttcttttccgaGAAAAGACAAGCCAATGACATCCTCAGTCTACATTTCAATCCCCTAAACGCCCTCTTCCATCACAGTGAAATTTCACACCTTCACAACACGTTCTCAGCACCACCTTCACGTGCAATATTTATCCCAAGATATATTGCCACCTGAAAAAGACTGAAATGCACAAACATCTTGGTTGTGATTTTATCAGAATTCCTCTTCCGCATTCCGACAGCGAGCCTGCTTGAGAAGACTCAGGCGCGCCAACGTCTCGGCCAGCGATAGTTCCCCATGAACCTTGTTGTCCCTTGTACGCACATTGACGGTGTTGGTCGTCTTCTCCTTCTCACCGACCACTGCCAAgtcacaacaacacaaaaatttGATTTAATTGCATAGCAATTCCAAGAGATCCACATAATTTGACCAAAACTCTTTACCCAGAATGAAGTTATATTGTGCCAGTTGAGCATTGCGGATTTTCTTATTCAAAAGGCACCCAGAGTCGAGGTCAACATCAGCCATCATTCCTGCATCTGTGAGCTGCTTGTATACCTAAAAGGattgttgttttgttaaaaactgaaatattttttaagctttttGCAAGATTTTAATAAGTAGAGGGGCTCACCTTCCTGGCATACTCATCGCAGGACGGGTTAACCGGCACCACCATCACCTGCATCGGTGAAATCCAAAGAGGCCTGGAGGAACAATGtcatgttcataaaaatgttactttttaaaGGTTTATTTTGGTTAATGGCATTGATAATGAATTAGTGAAGTGTATGAAGAAGAAACTCACCATTTGCCGGCGTAGTTTTCTGTCAGGATCGCAATCATTCGCTCCACGGAGCCCAAAATGGCGCGATGGATGATAACTGGGCGAGCTTTATCGTCACCATCCTTTCTATGGGGAGATTAGAGGCCTTGAGTATCTGTAAAATACTCTTTTGggtgtctaaaatgtctttaatcAAGCAGTCATGTCAGAGAAAAATAAGGCTATAGTAGTTGAGTTAGTCAAAGTGACCGTATGTTTggttgtttaatatccaagtactgtttaatatccaagtactgtttaatatccaagtaatgtttaatgtccaagtactgtttaatgtccaagtactgtttaatatccaagtactgtttaatattcaagtgctgtttaatatccaagtactgtgtaatatccaagtactgtttaatatccaagtactgtttaatatccaagtgctgtttaatatccaagaactgtttaatatccaaggactgtttaatatctaagtactgtataatatccaagtaatgtttaatatcaaagtactgtttaatatccaagcactgtttaatatccaaaaagggttgaaaccagctctcaaaattatatccatgagtataatatctaaatatctactgttttcaacagtacttcgatattaaactctcatgaatataattttaagaactggtttcaacagtaaactctgtgacCAAAAaactggtgaccaaacgtccgagcaccgttagTCAATAATATAACGTCTGTGATTCAGTTACAAAATCCTCCACCTTGATCCACAGGTTATCTAGAAAATTAAATACTGAAAAGTAAAAACaggtttttgaataaaaaaatgctgccaTTTGAGCAACAAGTTTTTTACGCGAACAGATTGAAAAGCCAATTCTTTTGAGTCAATAAAGAAAGCATTTCAAATCACCGTCTTACCCCACAAAGGTCAGGTCGAAGCGGATGGGAAGCTGAAAGTCCAGTTGAATGGTTGCACACTGGTGGTAACGACCAATGGCATCCTTGATCTTAATGTCAATCTATAGAAGCACATAAAATGTAAGCGTACACATTGCAGAGCCATTTATTGACTATCTTAGAAGTGAACAGACCTTGGGTCCATAGAAAGCGCCATCTCCGGGATTGAGTTTCCATGGCTCCCCGAATTCAACGAGGCTGTTCTCCAATTGCTGGCAAACATGAGTCAGCGTTtctcaatttaaaaagtcaGCGAAAGTGACAGGTAAAACACATTATGGTGGCTTTATATGCTATTACTTCATAGGGGGGTTACATTGGAGGCATTTAATAAGACTGTTCTTAACCAAAGTCCAATAAAACATTCAACGACAATTAAAGTTTTCACCCAAATGAAAATTCCTAAAACAACGTGGTATCAAGGAATCCCGTGGGGAATTCTGCACTTAGTGACAATTTGTGCCTTGTGCATATATAACCTTTAATTGACAACAAGTACTTTTGTCACATAGGAAAGTGCACTTTAAAGCTGTGATCCACCAGCAGAATAAAAGCCATCCCACTGAGTGCAAAACGAGTGGAACTGGAACATAACAATGGCGGACAATAACATAATGAAGTGCTTGGAATGAGTCAGAGTTTATAATGGCAAATTACATTGCAGGGTCCTCTAGTTGAAGAACATGCCCCATTCAACTACAATTGAAAGCTAAAGCTGGGCGATataacaatttttttaatcacgatCAAAAATAAGATGTCAGTCGATATCGATAAATATCACGTTAACTAACACTTTTGTTTGCGTAGTAATTACGagggacttaaaaaaaattaaaaaagggggagaaaaCCCTAAGGagaattcacttggatcttttagtgggttGACTTGCATCTCTTAATTGGTTATTTTGGTCATTATATTGTCCTTTTGCATTCATGCTCTGTGTTAGCTTCTATTGCTAACATTTTAAACACACATTTCGTCATCATCCTCTTCTTTTCCTGagcgttggtctggaactagcgttcatCTCGCAACAGCGCCCCCAATCTTCGGGGTGGTTGGTtggtgtaattacagtttaaaattatcAAGTTTATAATATTATCGTTGACAAAAATTATGTTCCCGACAATTATCAGTATTGTTTCATCACCCAGCTCTAATTAAAGCAAATCATTACCAAAAAAATTCTGAATAGGCATACAGTGATCGGAAAAGATACCTTCTCAGCTTGGTTCCATACAGCAATGTCGCCCAAGTACTTCTCTGGGCGAGTAGAGAGGTGAAGTTGGAAGGAGAAGCCAAACACACCATACACACATCGCAAAAAGTCCAGGCAGCCCTTCATCTCGGACTCGATCTGAGGTGGGAAACACGGGAAATCAATCAAATTCAGTCAAGCCCTAAAAGTTACTAACAAATATTTAATCTAGAAGCAGAATATTGGGGTTTGAGTTCTCCTTCCAAACTTGAAAACagcatttttcccccccaatgTGTACCTGATCCATGGTGCAAAAAATATGAGCATCATCCTGCTGGAAACGTCGTACTCGGGTCAACCCAGTTAGCGTTCCCGACAGCTCGTTACGGTGGAGGACCCCAAAATCAGCGAACCTGAGGGGGAGTTCCCTCCACGAGCGAGGCCTGTGGCCAAACATCAAACTAGGGGTGCGAGAACAAAGCCAAGAAAATCCATACATCAACAAAATGGAAGCATCAAAGCTATAGATTTGAATCGAGTCGTCATTCTCACCAGTGTCCGGGGCAGTTCATGGGTTTCAAGGCAAAGGTCTCCTCTTCTACAGGGAAAGAGAACATGTTTTCACTGTAATGCTGCCAATGGCCAGATGTCTCCCACAGCTTGCTGTTATAGATGTTTGGAGAGGCCACTTCCTGGAAGCCTCTTCTCCAATACTCTTCCTACATGAGAGAAACATAAATATCAGAGATTAGGTCAAGTTTTCGTTTGGAAAAGATTGCCTTGAAAGAGTTTCTAAGAGGTCACTTTCGGGTAAAATATTCGCCAATCCTCTTCCCATGCAAAAAACATTCGGATATAAGCttaaattactgtatttaatgTATAAATGTAAACAAGTACtctatttactcgcatataagcctccctgtgtataagccctacccttaaaattgccttaaaatcgttgaattgtacaatttctcttgtataagccgtGCCCTGATTCATaatgttcacctccatattcacaaGAGGGAGgtttttccccacattttatgtaaaatattgtttattttttccctaGATTTCATTCAAagatgtcaaaattaattttgttcagcattttatctgtttatcttttctctatttggaaataaatgaccgaCATCAGCCGCAtagtcttgcgttatggcgtttccttaaaatcgttgaattctaCAATTTCTCTCGTTGAAGCCGCTCCCTGATTAATAATTTTCACCTACATATTCACAAGTAGTGAGTTTTTTCCCAAATTTTATGCAagagatttagttttttttccttgaatttcattcatagatgtcaaaattaatttaggttagcattttatctgtttatcttttctctattttgaaataattgaccaCATAAGCCacagtctaatttgtgcacatataagccgtacccttgattgagtcattgtttttttagcgacaaatatgatgtatatgcgagaaaatgtggTTTGTTTTTCCCTTTGGCAAGTCCAACATTGCCGACCATTCATCGGCATGAAAATGAGCTTTCAACGACTTTATGACGGTTGGGTTTTTAACATCCTTTGGCGAAATTTACTGATGACATGTGGCTTGGAGGGGAGGTGATGGAAATGACACACTCTCACACTGTGACAGACAGCCTTCTGCAAATGAGGACAGAAACGTGGGACCTTCTTGGCCTCATCTGGTGTGTCCTCATTTGGGTTGTGAAAGTTGTGAAGGAGAAGAAATATGGCAGGAACATGTTCCACTCATTGGCATGATTGAAGGTGTTGTAAATCTCCATTTAATTGGGTATACAGTAAATATTCGAattgttgctatttttttaaccttccaAAAGTTGTGTTCAGTTAGAACTTTTAGTAAGCAAGGCTAAAGTTTTCAAGTTTTTGTCATTAATTTTGAGCAACAGTACTTCTTACCCTGATGAATTCAATGAGCGTGTTGTAAATGAAAGCTCCACGTGGCAGGAAGAAGCAACTTCCAGGACTGAGATCGTGGAAAAAGAACAGTTCTTGGTCCTGTCAAACACAGAAATATAGCAAATGGACTCAcagttaaatgaaaaaaaaaatacaaatatttacattgCCCGGTTGTTGTTTCAAGTCTATGAACGCCACCAATACTCCTCATTGTAGTAGACcaggatgggcaaactacggcccgcgggccacatccagcccgctaggccttttaaccCGGCCCACCagcgttgtccaaataatgtttgtttgttttttttccccaagatggcggcgtcacacggaagccagtggcagtagctctgtccactcttatttgtttttcgtgttttacagcccctctatctttttttaaattacattttaatatttcttaatacattcttttttactttactttatactttttactttaatgatgagtgatgagtatattaatactttagtccttgttttcagtttatgtttcatatgtactgttaacggatgcacttttttatttgtatcgtatcttgtgctgacccggcccatctgtttcaaaattttaaagtgaatgtggcccccgggccgaaaagtttgcccacccctctaGTAGTATTTATCAAACATACTTTTCCAATCTTGCGATGGTCTCTATTCTTGGCCTCCTCCTGGAAACGTTCCCATTCTTTGAGCATTTTTGAGTCAGGGAAGGAGATCCCATATATCCTCTGCAGGGTTTCCATGTCAGACCGGCCCTCCCAGTACGTGGCCGAGTTCTGATAAGATAAAAAAGACGCTAAAATTGTGCATACATTAGAATCAGTGACCACCAAATTGtagaattataaaaaaaaatagggtacCTTGTATATTTTCATAGCTTTGATTTTGCCAGTGTGCCTCACATGAGGACCTCTGCAGAGGTCTATAAGGGGTCCGCACCTATTCAAGATCGCTAACAATTAGCTTGgcaaagcaaaataaaacaaacatgggGTTCAAAATGATCTGTCAGGATAACTCACCTGTAAACTGTAGTCGTTGGTGTGGTGACCTTTTCATTTAATATGCGGCACTTGAATTTGTTGTACTGGAAAATAGAAACCCAAATCTAACAATTACAGTTAAACCACATAGCTAGGCATTTAAATGCCTTTTATTTACTGTGTTTTCCGATAACCACatttaaaatagaatattttgcACCATGCCATGTATTCCACTGAATTTTTTGACGACCAAAGAAGATATTAAAGCCTGCAGTAAATTCCATAATCAtggaatcatgtttttttagcatttttcttactttaaaCATCTTCAGCAACGTTTCCTTGGTAACTTCAAGCCTCTCAAAGGCTTGTTTCTCCTTCACTACCGTCTTGCACAAGGTCTCAAGTTCTCCAAACTCAGAGCTGGACACACTCCTTAAAAATAACAGATGTTACAAAGGGCGCGATTGTATTCGATGTCTCAATCTCAGcggcaacaaaaataaaatcacatgaATAAACAGAAAACCTTACTTTGCTCCATCCAAGAACATGTCATAGTAGAAGCCATTTTCTATGGGGGGTCCGTAACATAAACAGCCACCATAGAAACGTTCCATTGCTTCTCCTAGGATGTGAGCGCTGGAGTGCCAGTACAcctgcagacaaaaaaatggaagtaaaaaataataaagcccTGTACACAGTAGAATTCTAACATTCtagcaattgcgcactactctcgtcctctttgcgcagcagcaatcatatggtgtgcagtaaataaaataaaattttaatttttttatttattttaattttttttaaaatttattttaattttatttttttacccctttccccatgatagCGCCGTTTacatggcagccagtggcagtagctctgtccactcttatttttttcatgttttacagcatgttttacatgaaaatttagagggaacattgattctAACTATCCCTCCCCCACAAAATTCCAGAAAAATCTGCTTGGCTTACTGCCTGGGCATCCTCATTATCAAAGCGCAAGATCTCCAATGAGCAATCCCGTTCCAGGGGTCTGTCCAAGTCCCATAGTTCTCCATTCACTCGAGATATCACTGCGTTATCAGCAAGACCTTGACTGTgagacaaaaaagaaacaaggaAACGTCAAGAATATcctcaaaatgtatttcttttccatccacaagacttttttttacctgataTCGCAAGCCAGTTGGTACGGGGTGCTCACCCAGGACGTACCGGTCACCTGACGCCCGTCGGGTAGTTCCACAGTGATGGATTTACCGTCCAAAGCTTTCTTTGCCTTAAGAGCGTCACTTTCCTTCTTCAGTTCCACGTATAGGCTGAGGCGCTCGTCAACAAATGTAGGCCAGCCGTTCGTCTATAAAAGAGTAGGTTTTTATTTGAATAGCGATTAAGTACAAACCTGCAGATGTAATTGTTTGAATTGTGTAAATTTGCAGAAATAAAAACCTAAACTGTATCATCACCCCTTTTGCAGTTCCATTTGATTGTTGTTTTGTCTGCTTCTTCTCCTTTTTATCATCAAGGCTTATCACCTACATTACAAAAAGGAacattagcatattagcatcaCAATCAGAATTATCCAAAATGTTTTAGAAAATAAGCAAgtgacaaaaatgaataaatatgacaGCCACATTTCACACACAGACAACCACCCCTGAAGCACAACTATTAGTATTTATATGTTGagaagacaatttggaattaataTTTCAGTGTTTACTTGAAAATAGTAGCAAACATTAACCCAATTAGCAGAGAAACGGGGGTTGGGTAAATTATCATTTTGTGACGTCACAAACTGTTAAAATCCAGATGTGAACAAGCCATTTTAGAAAACatgtacatattttatagtgTAATTCCCCTCCATTATTATTAAACAAGCTTTAGcaattatgtatatttatgaaaaaaatattctttcaatATGGATTCTGGCGAAATAACGGATAGTTTGACTGGCCACAATACcacaatgttattattattattattatttcattcgGTACCTTTTTCGCAGCTTTGTTTTTTGACTGTCCTGTCTTGATGACGTTTTGCCCGGTAGCTTTGCCACATTCGCCCCCTGCCTGTGAAGTCTTGCCCGGCTCGAGCTCCAGTTCTGCCCGCAGACTCCTGCGGAGGTGCAGTAGCCGGTACTTGAGCTTTTCATTCTCCGACTTCAACTCCTCCAGCAGGGAGGACACTGGTGCATCACCAGCAGGCCCTAGGTCTCGGTTTGTCACCTCCCGAAGGATGGATATTTCGCCGGCAAGGAGAAGAATTTGCTCCTCTTGAGTAGCCAGGCGGGCGGCCAAGCAGTCCGCCATCTTTAAATGACCATCTTGGGATGAAAGCATGTTTCCGGTTTCCGGTGacgtattttttatttatttttgctagcaaaaattaaaaaattaattgtaAAGGTTGggtgtttaaaataaaacatgtatgaGAAAATAATATGTAAGACATACATTTACGACATcgcttaataaaaaaatagacaatattATGCAACCTATAGCTTCTCCAAAGTACTATAGACATCTAGCCTCATATATGTTGCCTTTGTAAAATGCGACCACCCTCAAGCAGGTGCACTGCAGTACTGGTTTTGAACAATAGGGGGCAATGTCATGTTCTCCATGCTGCTTCTCGTCACGTGACCACCGAAGCCAAAATCCAAGCCGACTGACAGTGATGTAAACATTTCTTTTGCCACAAGCTTGTCATGGATTAACTACTGTAAAGGTAAATACTGTCATGTTTAATGTGGTTAGAATTCAAGTGTAATTGTTCAAGTGACGAGCGATTGACTGCTTAGTGTCCGGATACTTTTGTGTTTTGCGACAGTTTTGCTATCGCTAGCCAGAGGTTTATTATGGTAGCTTTCTAACTGTAAGGATGCTTAATTAAGTTATTCGGGCATTCTTAAAGTTGTTTTACTGCTCTTTTTGCTTGTATATTAACGCAAAATGTATCCGTATTTATAGTAGGTGAATCAACCCATCTGAAGTAATTACACTTTACGTCATTCTGTTTTTCCTGTTGGAAAGATTAATTGTCGTGATTATTTATAATGAATCGCGGTTTAAATGATGCAAATGACCACCAACTATTAAAACAGTATTTTCTGTATTAAATTGCTGCTCTTCGGGAGATTTATTTCTGAATAAAactaaattggacatttttttaataaacaacaGATCATATCTATAATTCTTCACTCATAAAATAGTATAAAACGACTTTCGAATCAGAAACCAAAAAGATGTCCtccatttttgttatttcagtaaaaacaaaaacaaatgtgattttattattaggccaaatgaatatatattcagttggatttttgttaaaaacaactAGCAGCTTTGTTATAAGGCAACAAACCAATATGCTTACATTTCAGGCAATAACTGCTGGCCATATGCTCAAAATGGCGTCGCCCTCCAGCTTCGGACCCCCAAAACTGGACGACTTTATCCTGACGGAGCGGCTGGGTAGCGGTACGTACGCTACAGTTTACAAGGCCTATagaaaagtaagaaaaatatcctcctttctcttcttttgacacaaaatggcgtcCTCAATGACCAATCCTTTGCAGGGAGATAGTCGAGAAGCCGTGGCGGTGAAGGTGGTTTCCAAAAAGACTCTAAACAAGGCCTCCACGGAGAACCTTCTCACTGAGATTGAGATCCTCAAAACTGTACACCACCCACATATTGTCCAACTAAAAGACTTTGTGGTGAGCTCACTTTTTTTAGTGTTCTCAAAATATGAACTTGTTGTTATCCCActgtaaaaaatgaccatgtttttACCTTCAGTGGGATTCTGACAACATCTATTTGATCTTGGAATGGTGTTCTGGTGGAGATTTGTCTCGTTTCATACGCAGTCGTCGGATTTTGCCGGAGGGGATTGCACGACGTTTTTTGCAGCAGATAGGTGAATCTGAAAACCGTCTTTTGTCTGATTTTAAATGGCCAAAGCTAAATTTCTCGAATGGGCAGCCTGTGCTCTCCAATTTCTACATGATAGAAATATTTCCCACTTGGATTTGAAACCGCAGAACATCTTGCTGTCTGGCTCTGTTCTCAAACTAGCAGGTAAGCACTGTCTTATTAAAGCTAGTCTTATTCTTTGTATTGTATATAGCGATACTACGACTTGGAAATGATAATGTCAATAATTCATTATTTAATCTATTAAGAGATGTTCATTGTATTGATTAAATCTTatcattctcatctcattttctgaactgcatgatcgcggggggtgctggagcccatccgaGCTGCTCAGTAAAAATTATATCCCCTAACCcacagatgtcaaagtggcggcccgggggccaaatgtgggccgccacatcattttgtgtggtccgaaaaagtaaatcatgagtgccgactttctgttttaggatcaaattaatatgaagagtacagatgtatattaaatttcctgattttcccccttttaaatcaataattgtaatttttaatccattttttctgtgtttttagttcaaaaatcattttgtaaaatctaaaaaaatatatataaaaaaagctaaaataaacattgttttagatctctaaaaaactgaatattcaaggcttttaatccagttctcttaatccatatattaaaaaaaatcaaaatattatacattatattgCCCTAATCCTTTTATATGGCTGTAATATTGGATTTGTTCAAAAAGAAGACATTTGTGTATGCTAGCTTTGCTTTTCTAATACATTTCCGAGCTACTGGTCAAATACCAATGGTTACTATAGAGTACCAATGTTTACTATTAAATCTTGTTTGTAAAGATATTGAATTGCTACTAATTCTAATTCCATGTCAGACTTTGGCTTCGCCCAGTACATGTCACCATGGGACGAAAAGAGTGTACTGAGAGGCTCTCCTTTGTACATGGCTCCCGAGATGGTTTGTCGACGCCAGTACGACTCCAGAGTGGATCTTTGGTCGGTGGGAGTTATTCTTTACGGTTAGTGTCGGGTTCTTTTAAGACTATGGGGAATTAAATGACATCATTGTAAATGTTATCAAATATTGTGGCAGTAAATGCATAAAAGCAGGGCTGTCTGAACTTTTTTGTATGATATATCattacaatttgaatttttttttgaacatatgcagcgtaaaaagaaaaaaatgtcaagaaaatcaCTACCAATGTAGCTAAATTTCatccatttgattttttttatgtatctgAAACAAAATACTTAcattagttttacatttttttaatgtattttaaaaattaaacacttaaaacattgttaatgtattttaaaaaaaacacttaaaacatttttcatgtacgtatttaatttttttcacttttaaaacattttaatgtatttaaaacaactgtaaacatttttaaaacatgtttaatctattttaaaaaaatcaaacttttaaaacattttaatgtatttaaaaaaattaaaacatttttaaaacatttattttctaccTTTATTTCAACAGATTGGAGGTTTTGACCTCTGACCTAATGGAGAAGCACTGTTtaaattactaaaaaataaaaaataaaactgaaatgtgcaAAATAATGTAGGCTGAATTTTAGCTTCTTGTGCATGTCATattgaattatatttttctctttcgCTTTGGGCCTATTAATAACTTGGCAGCAGGTCGCAGTTGGCCCTCaagccatagtttggacaccttGCCATACTATaagatagaaaataaataaaatgttaatacaaGT
It encodes the following:
- the tm2d3 gene encoding TM2 domain-containing protein 3 → MDRQRVSYPRQQSLKSYGIILLLCTDICLQCVNGYLSSPHVGQDPPYTRDAQHGPVITSPVVPASPSVSPTDEESYAAKCPSGGRCSRLPDDCIQCNYQHNCTYGKPASFSCKPKKGVHCVDESGQPQNNFSISMTCQFCWQLEPSQYRCSNSTNCMTVACPRQRYNATCDVLEHVHCLGKRRFLKRLYCNWTGGYKWSTALALSITLGGFGADRFYLGQWREGLGKLFSFGGLGIWTLIDVLLIAVGYVGPADGSLYI
- the tars3 gene encoding threonine--tRNA ligase 1, cytoplasmic, whose protein sequence is MADCLAARLATQEEQILLLAGEISILREVTNRDLGPAGDAPVSSLLEELKSENEKLKYRLLHLRRSLRAELELEPGKTSQAGGECGKATGQNVIKTGQSKNKAAKKVISLDDKKEKKQTKQQSNGTAKGTNGWPTFVDERLSLYVELKKESDALKAKKALDGKSITVELPDGRQVTGTSWVSTPYQLACDISQGLADNAVISRVNGELWDLDRPLERDCSLEILRFDNEDAQAVYWHSSAHILGEAMERFYGGCLCYGPPIENGFYYDMFLDGAKSVSSSEFGELETLCKTVVKEKQAFERLEVTKETLLKMFKYNKFKCRILNEKVTTPTTTVYRCGPLIDLCRGPHVRHTGKIKAMKIYKNSATYWEGRSDMETLQRIYGISFPDSKMLKEWERFQEEAKNRDHRKIGKDQELFFFHDLSPGSCFFLPRGAFIYNTLIEFIREEYWRRGFQEVASPNIYNSKLWETSGHWQHYSENMFSFPVEEETFALKPMNCPGHCLMFGHRPRSWRELPLRFADFGVLHRNELSGTLTGLTRVRRFQQDDAHIFCTMDQIESEMKGCLDFLRCVYGVFGFSFQLHLSTRPEKYLGDIAVWNQAEKQLENSLVEFGEPWKLNPGDGAFYGPKIDIKIKDAIGRYHQCATIQLDFQLPIRFDLTFVGKDGDDKARPVIIHRAILGSVERMIAILTENYAGKWPLWISPMQVMVVPVNPSCDEYARKVYKQLTDAGMMADVDLDSGCLLNKKIRNAQLAQYNFILVVGEKEKTTNTVNVRTRDNKVHGELSLAETLARLSLLKQARCRNAEEEF